The Marinobacter bohaiensis genome segment CAGTCGCTCCAGTTCCGCCTTGATGAACTCGGCCTGCCAGAGGGCCAGGGCACTGTTGCGTGTGGCGATGCGAAGGGTGCGCGGTGTTGTGGATCGAGTCATGAATGCTGCTTTCGGCTGTTCGGTCAGTGGAGCCGTTAGCCTACCGTTTATGACGTCAAATGTCCCGGCCCCGATGGCGTGGTATCACTTGCCCAGCAGGGCCTCGCGAACGGAACTGGCGTGCCGGCGGCTGACCGGCAGGCGCTGCTCGGAGTCGTTGAGCTGGATCAGGTGCTGGCCGTCCGGGGTGCGTTTCATGGCGGCGATGTGGCGTCGCCCCACTAGGGTGTTGCGATGGATGCGCAGCAGGCTGTCGGGGTAGGTCTGTTCCAGCTCTTTCAAGGTGTAGTCGGTCACGGTCTCGCCGCGGCCATGGTGCAGGGTGACGCATTTCTGGTCGGCCTGGCAGTAGCGGATGCCGCCAATGTCGATCAGCTCGGTGCCGCGGTGGGTGCGCACGGCGAGTTGTCCCGGGTGTTGCTCGGCGGTGGCCTGCAGTGCCTGGAGCTGGACCCGGTTGACCCGTCCCGCCCGGGCCAGCGCGTCGGCCAGGTTCTCGCGGCGTACCGGTTTGAGCAGGTAGGCCACCGCCTGCACCTCGAAGGCGTTGATGGCGTACTGGTCGTAGGCGGTGCAGAAGATGATGGCCGGCGGGCTGGCCAGGGCATTGACCTGCTCGGCCACGGCCAGGCCGTCGAGCCCCGGCATGCGGATGTCGAGCAGCAGGATATCCGGTTCGCACTCGGCGATCCGCGCCAGTACCTCGTCACCGTCGCTGGCTTCGCCACACACGGCATAGGTGGGCAGTTCTTTGACAAGCCGCTGCAGCCGTTCCCGGGCCAGCGGCTCATCGTCGGCAATGAGTACGTGTTGCGTCATGACCGGTTCGTCGTCCCTTGATTACTGCGAGTTATCGCCATCCGTGGCTATGGTACGCCAGGGCAGGCGCAGGGTCACCGTGTAGCGCCCGGCATGGACGCTGTGCTTGAGCAGGGCCTCGCCGTCGAACACCGTTTCCAGCCGTGCGCGGATGTTGGCCAGCGCCACCCGGTTGCCGCGATGCCCCGCCTGGTCGGCGTTGTAGGGGCGCTCTGGATTATGCACCTCGACGTAGACAAAGTGCCGCTTGCGATAGGTGTGGATGCGGATCTCGCCGCCTTCCGGGCGCGGCTGGATGCCATGGTAGATGGCGTTCTCCACCAGCGGCTGCAGGGTCAGCGGCGGGATCGCCTGGCTGGCCAGATCGCCATCGAGATCCCAGTCGACGCTGAGTCGCTCGCCCAGGCGCAACTGCTCGATGGCGAGGTAGCGCTGGCACAGGGTCAGCTCCTCGCCCAGGGTGATCAGCCGGTCCTGGGTGCGCAGGCTGGCGCGGAACAGTTCCGACAGGTCCAGCACGGCGTCCTCGGCCTGGGTCGGGCGGCTGGCGATCAGGCTGGCGATGGTGTTCATGCTGTTGAACAGGAAGTGGGGGTGGATGCGGGCCTGCAGGGCGGTCATGCGCGACTGCATCTCCGCCTGCTTCTGCTGGCGCCACTGGTGCTGCAGGTAGAAGTAACGCAGCACCATCAGCGTGATGATCAGCGCCGCCAGCAGATTGCGGGCGATCAGGTGGGCCGGCAGGGCCTGGGCCTCGACCAGCAGGATACGATCGGCGATCAGGGTGAAGGTGAGGACGTCGAGCATCACCACGGCGGTAATGATGATCACCACCTTTGCCGTGGAGAACCGTTTCAGCCAGCCGCGCAGGCTGCATACCAGGGCGGCGCTGGTGAGCACGGTCCACTGTACGAACAGGGACACCAGGCCGAAATAGTGCCAGTCGATCAGGCCGCTGCGGGCGTGCAGGATCGACAGCAGCAGGACGATCAGCTCACTGGTCAGCAGCAACAGGAAAACCGCCCGCACCCGGCACAGGTCGGGCACAAAGAAATCCGCGTTGGGCAGCGTGGGGTTGCCCTCGATTCTGGGTCTGGCGGGGAGCATTCTGGTCCTGTCTTATGGGTTGACCACCGGGCCCTGGCGGTCGGTTATGGTGCTCGTTTGTACAGAGGCGCCATCGGGAGTGGTACAATCCCCGGCCTGTTCCGAGGCCGCGGTGGCTACCCCGACCTCGCCGCGATATCCAGCTAGCAGGAAAGATAGACCATGACTGACCAGAACACGTCCTCCGAAAAGCCCTGGGGCGGTCGCTTCAGTGAGCCCACCGATGCCTTCGTGGAGCGCTTTACCGCCTCCGTGGCGTTCGATCAGCGCCTCTATCATCATGATATTACGGGGTCCATTGCCCACGCCACCATGCTGGCGAAAGTGGGGGTGCTGACCGACGACGAGCGCGACCAGATCATCGACGGGCTCAAGGCGGTCAAGGCCGAGATCGAGGCGGGCGAGTTCCAGTGGTCGGTGAGTCTGGAAGACGTGCACATGAACGTCGAGAAGGCCCTGACCGATCGGATCGGCATCACCGGCAAGAAACTCCACACCGGCCGCAGCCGCAACGACCAGGTGGCCACCGACATCCGCCTCTACCTGCGCGACGAGATCGATGTGATCCACGAAGAGCTGGTGCGCCTGCGTCAGGGCCTGCTGGACCTGGCCGAGCGTGAGGCCGATACCATCATGCCGGGCTTCACCCACCTGCAGACCGCCCAGCCGGTCACCTTCGGCCATCACCTGCTGGCCTGGTACGAAATGCTGGCGCGGGACACCGAGCGTCTGCTGGACTGCCGCAAGCGCGTCAACATCATGCCCCTGGGCGCCGCGGCCCTGGCCGGAACGACCTATCCGATCGACCGGGCCTATACGGCCGAACTGCTGGGCTTCGAGCGGCCGACCGAGAACTCCCTGGACTCGGTCAGCGACCGCGACTTCGCCATCGAGTTCGGCAGCTTCGCCGCGCTGCTGATGACGCACCTGTCCCGCTTCAGCGAGGAGCTGGTGCTGTGGACCTCCGCCCAGTTCGATTTCATCGACCTGCCGGACCGTTTCTGCACCGGCTCGTCGATCATGCCGCAGAAGAAGAACCCGGACGTGCCCGAGCTGGTGCGCGGCAAGACCGGCCGGGTCAACGGTCACCTGATCAGCCTGCTGACCCTGATGAAAGGTCAGCCGCTGGCCTACAACAAGGACAACCAGGAAGACAAGGAGCCGCTGTTCGATACGGTCGACACGGTCAAGGGCTGCCTCAAGGCCTACGCGGACATGGTTCCGGCCATTGAAGCCAAGGCCGACAACATGCGCGTTGCCGCCAAGCGCGGTTTCTCCACCGCCACCGATCTGGCCGATTACCTGGTCAAGAAGGGCGTGGCCTTCCGCGATGCCCACGAGATCGTTGGCAAGGCCGTGGCGTTCGGCATCGCCGAGGAACGCGACCTGTCGGACATGACCCTGGAGGAGCTGGCCCAGTTCTCCGACGTGATCGGCCAGGACGTGTTCGATGTGCTGACCCTGGAAGGCTCGGTCCAGGCCCGCGATCACCTGGGCGGCACCGCGCCGAAGCAGGTGCGTGCGGCCGTGGCGCGTGCGCGCAAGGCGATGGGTATATAGCCCAGGCCGTCGCTGCAGGCGGAACACCTTGGCTGCCCTAGCGGCTGATGCGTCTGCCATACGGGCCGGGTTCGTCTGCTAGTTTGCCCCGATCGTGCCGGTGCTCAGCTCCACTGGCACCGGCGCCAGTTCGGCCAGCGGCTGCGGTCCCGAAAGGCGGAAGCCCTGTCCGAAATGGATGCCCAGGCGCCGTACCTGGCGCAGGGTGTCGTCGTCCTCGATGAACGGAGCGACGGTTTTCTTGCCGGCGGTTTCCGCGATCCGGTGCAGGGCTTCCACCATCACCTGCTGCACCGGGTCCGCCGCCAGTTCCCGCATCAACCCGTGATCGAGCTTGATCAGGTCCACCGGTAGCCGCGCCGCGAGGCTGAAGCTTTCCACCGACGCGCCGGCACCGTCCAAAGCCACCTGACAGCCCAGCTTGTGCAGGGTGTCGCAGAAGACCGCGGCTTCGTCGGGGTACTGGGTGGCGTCGCCTTCCCGGATCTCGAAACAGAAGCGCCCGGGCGGCAGGTTCAGGCGTGACAGCTCATCCTCCAGGAAGGTGGCAAATTCCTCGTCCAGCAGGCTCGCCAGCGACAGGTTGAAGCTGCACAGCTTCAGGCGCGGCTCCAGCAACGGGTGCCGGCGCAGCCAGTCGAGCGTCTTGTGAATCACCCGCCGGTCGATGTCGCGCACCAGGTCGAAGCGCTCCGCCACCGGCAGGAAATCGTTGGGCAGCCAGAATCCCTGTTCGTCGCCGAGTTCCAGCCGGGCCAGGATTTCCACGTGGTCGCCCCAGGTGACCTGGCTGACCGGCCGCATCCGTTGGAACATCAGGGCAATGCGATCCTCCCGCACGCAGCGTTTGAGATCCTCCAGCCGCGCCTGGGCCTCGCTCTCCAGCAGTGCGTGGCCCGGATCGCGGTACACGTGGATGCGGTCCCGGCCGGCGTCCTTGGCGGTCTGGCACAGGTCGGCGGCCAGCGCCAGCAGCGTTTCCGCCTGATCCGGGCCGTAGCCGCCGCCAAAGGGGACCAACCCGCCGCTGGCGGTGGTCTGCAGACGCTCGCCTTCCCAGTCGAACACGAACGCGCCGATGTGGCCGGTGAGGGTATTGGCCACCCGGCGCGCCTCGGCTTCCGGGCAACGGTCCAGCAGCAGGGCGAACTTGTCGGCGGAGACCCGCGCCAGGGCGTCGCGCTGGCGAACGCGGGAGCCCAGCATGGTGGCCAGTTCCCGCAGGTAACGGTCGCAGGCGCCGGCCCCGGCGCGATCGTTGAAGCGCGTGACGTGGTCCAGGTCGAGGAAAAACAGGGCGTGGCCGCCGCTGGCGCCGTCCTGGTCGATGGCCCGCTGCAGCCGGCGCAGCAGTTCGCGGCGGTTGAGCAGGCCGGTCATGGGATCGTGCTGGCTCAGGTAGTTGAGGTGGTCGCGGGTGCGCAGCCGGTGGCTGATGTCCCGGGCGATCTGCACCGCGCCCAGCACCTGGCCGCGAGTATCCAGCAGGCGTCGGAAGCGGATCTCGTAGACCGGCAGGTCACGTTCCTGCTGGGCCAGCGGCATCTCCACCGTAAAGGTCTTGCGTTGCAGCGCTTTCTCCCAGAGGCGCTGGTTCAGGCGGCGTTCGTTGGGGTGGGCCGCCAGAACCTCGCACAGGCTGTCGCCCACCTGGGGGCGATCGCCGAAGGTTCGTTCGAACTGGTCCAGCCAAGGGCGGTTGCAGGCGAGGATGTTCAGCGTCGGTCCCAGCGCCAGGACGAGGTCATCGGTGGCGTCCATCATGCCATGGAGGATCTGTTCCACCTCGGTACGCGCAGCGCGCTGGTGCAGGCGCTCGGACAGGTCCACCAGGGTGCCGGCCACGGCCGTAACCCGGTCGCCGGTCAGGATGGGCCGCCCACTGAGGCGGACCGGCCGCAGACGTTGGTTGGCCGTGAGGAGGGTCAGCTCAAGGCTGAAAGGGCGGGCGTGACGCAGGCAGCGGCGAAACAGGGCCTGTACGCGGGGCTGGAACTGCTGGCAATAGAACAGGGCGTGTTCGATCGAAATATCGCAACCCGGACGCAGTTCCAGCAGGCGGTAGAGGCCGTCGGACCAGTGCACGGCGTCGCTGGCGGCGTCCAGGTACCACAGGCCCAGTTGCCCCGTTTCTTCGGTGACCTGGACCAGATGGGGATCCAGCGGCGCGGTTCCCCAGGGCTGGACGCGGGCGCTGCTGACCGCGGGCGTGACCGGGCCCTTTGGACGGAGGGCGATGCGGGCGGTGAAGAAATAGCCGTCGCCATGGCGCAGGGTCACCGGCGTCGACTCGGCGCGCCGGAGGCGGTCGCGGTGAGCGGGGGCCAGCGGGTTGTCCTCGCGGGACGCGGCCAGCCGGGCCAGGGGGGTGTTGCGCAGTTGCCGGGCCGAATAGCCGAGCACGGCTTCCGCCTGGCCGTCGGCCTGCACGATCAGGCCGTCGTCATTCACCTGCAATCGGGTCTGCTGCGTCGGGCACGCCGTCCCATCCCGGCGCAGCCGACTGACGAGAAAATCCTTCACAGTGCGGTCCGGTATGTCGTCGGACTGGTCACTCGTTTGTAACCAGTCATAGTATTTGGATTATTTTTGGTTAGTGTGGTTTGAAAGGCGACATAGATCCTTTCGATAATACGAAGTTGAGACCCAGTCCACAGAAATGGACTTTTCTGTCACAACCGTACGAGGAACGCCCGACCCCGTGAGCCTTGCTAACGCCATCCAGCTGGATTTCGACGACGGCATCGACCGCAAGACGCTCAAACGGCTGTGTGAACGTTTCCTCCGGATCAACGCCGCCCGGCGGTTGCGGGCGCGGGAGGCGCTGGCATCGAGGCAGCAGGTGGTGCTCGACCTCCTGCCGCTGATCTTCCATCTCAACCATCCATCCCTGCCCGGTTACCTGGACCAGCACTGCCCCTTCGGCCTGGCCCATTACGCGCCCGGCGACGACGAACTCGCGGCCGCCCAGCGGCTCGCGCGCACCTTCCGCATGCGTTCGGCGGGCCGGCGGCGGCCGGATATCCAGGCCCTGTTCGTGATGGGCAGCCCCGGCACCCTGGGTCATTCGGTGGCCAGCGACCTGGACGTGTGGCTGTGCCACCGCCCGGACCTCGACGCGGCCGGCATCCGCAGCCTGGAACAGAAAGCCGAAGCGGTCTCGCGCTGGGCGGACAGCCTGGGACTGGAATTGCACGTGTTCGTGTTCGCCGCCGAGGATTTCCGCCAGGGCCGCCAGCGGGTTGAGGTCAACGGCGAAAACTGCGGCAGTGCCCAGCACTATCTGCTGTTGGACGAGTTCTACCGCACCGGCATCCACCTGGGAGGCTGCTACCCGCTGTGGTGGCTGATTCCGGCCGAGCGGGAGGCGGACTACGACCGGCTGGCGGACCAGTTGCGTGACTTCCGCTTCATCCGTGCCGATCAGTACATCGACTTCGGCGCGGTGCCGGAGGTACCGGAGGCCGAATTCCTGGGGGCCGGCGTGTGGCAGTTGTACAAGGGCATCGATTCACCCTGGAAGTCCCTGCTCAAACTGCTGCTGATCGAATGTTACGCCCGGGACCGGGACGGGGGGCTGCTGTCACTGGCGTTCAAGGCGCAGGTCTACGCCGGCACCACGGACCCGGACGCGCTCGATCCCTATCTGATGCTGTACCAGCGCCTGGACCGCTGGCTGATCGGGCTGGAGGCGCCGGAGCGGCTGCGCCTGGTGCGCCAGAGCCTCTACCTCAAGACCGGCGTGCCCCTGTCGCGCCTGGAGCAGCGCAGCGCGACCTGGCAGTCGGCGCTGTTACAGACGCTGGTGGAACAGTGGGGCTGGGATCGCAAACAGGTGCGCAACCTGGACGATCGCCAGCTGTGGCGCGCCGGGGATGTGCAGGTGCTGCGTCGCCAGATCGTCTCCGAACTGACCCACAGCTACCGTTTCCTGTCGCGGCTGGCGCGCACCCACGCGGTGAAGGCGGCGATTCGCCCGCAGGATATGGGGCTGCTGGGGCGCAAACTCTACGCCGCGTTCCAGCGCAAGGCGGGCAAGGTGGAGCTGATCAATCCCAACCTGGCGCCGAGCCTGGCGGAAGAGAATCTGTCCTTCCATCACCAGTCGACCCAGGTCGAGGGGCGCGCGCCGGGGCAGGGCTGGCTGCTCTACCGCGATCTGGAAAACCCGTTGGATGCGGTCTGGCAACCGGTGATCCGGCGTGCCTCCAGCCTGGTGGAGCTGCTGGTCTGGAGTCACTGCAACGGTCTGCTGACCCGCGCCACCCGCCTGAATCTGCGTGCCGGCGACAGTGCCCTGGATCTGGGCGGGCTGCGCGGCATGATCGAGGATCTGCAGGCGAACCTGCCGGTGCCCGACGCGCCGGCTACGCGCGAAGCCCTGCTGCAGGACAGCCGGCCGCTCAGCATCCTGCTGTTCGTCAATGTCGCGGTGGACCCGCAGGCGCCGTTGACCGAGCGTGGCTTGCACAAGTTGAGCGGGCGTCACGACTCCCTCGGCTTCAGCGGCGGCCGCGAAAACCTGGTGCTCACCCTGGATCAGGTGATGCTCAACAGCTGGCACGAAGTCAGCGTGCACCGTTACGAGGTGGGCGACACCCTGATCCAGTGCCTGAAGAACATCCTGGCGGCGCGGGTGGCGGCACCCGGTCAGCCGCCGCAACTGACCGTCTGCTGTCACGATGCCGGCCACGGGCCTTCCATCCAGCGGCGCCTGCAGACCCTGTTCGAAGACGTCCAGCAGACCTTCTTCGCCGGCCGGCGCGGCCCCCACCCGCTGCGCTACGTGATCGAGATCGAGCGGCGCTACTTCGTGCTGCAGTTCCACAACGGCGAGCCCGGATTCGTGGCGCTGGCGTCCCGCGCCGAGCTGTTGAGTCATCTGCAGCGGCCCCAGTCGGCGTATTTGCCGATCCTGGTGGACCGTCACGCGCTGGAGGACGACCCGGCCCTGGCGCTGGTGTGCCGGGCCAGCCAGCCGGACAACATCCAGGTGTTCTTCCAGGTGGGCGAGGAACGCGCCTGGGTCTGGGTGGTGGACGAACACGGTTCCCTGAGCCACTGGCAGCAGCCGTTCACCAGCCGGCGCCACCTGTTGGCCCCGGTGATGCGGTTCCTGTCCAACGTGTCGGAGCGGCGCCAGCTGCGGCGAGCCCTGGCCGATGCCGCCGGCGATCTGGAAGTGACCTGCTCCGAGGTGCTGCAACGGGCCGGGCAGTGGGTGCTCGAACGCCGTTTCGGCGCCACCGACGAGCTGCCGCTGGACGGCTTCGAGTTGCATGCTGTGGGTGTCCAGGAAGGCGACCAGCCGGTGCGTTTCGATATTTTCTGCGAGGAGCAGGAGTTCAGCGTGCTGGAGTACGGCGACCAACTGATTCCCGCGGTGGCCCATTACGTCCGATCCCGGCGCCGCGACGGCAGCGATTACCCGATCTACCTGACCGACCTGAACCTGCCCCACGACCTGGATCCGCAGATGTACCAGCACGATCTGCAGACCAGTCAGTACCTGGAATACCGCATGGCGCTGGAGCGTGACCTGAACCGGGCGCTGGGCCAGGGCATGCGGCGCGCGCTGATCTCGCGATAGACCGGTGCAGCCGTTATACTGGCCCGATCACTTCAAGCGGAGCGAATGCAAGATGATCGGGCGCCTTCTCCCCATCGCCATCCTGGCTCTTTTGTTGTCCGGTTGCGGACAGAAAGGCCCCCTGTACCTGCCTGCGGAGCCCGAGACGGCCCCGGCCGCGGTTGGCACCGACACACCGGCCGACAACCGGCAGGACGAGAACGCCCCGTTCGAGCCGACGGACGCCGAATAGCTCCCGCCACCGGTGCCGGCCCGCATCGACCGCGGGCCACGCGCCGGGATCGCGATCAGACACTGACACAGGACAGCGCATGGATTATTTCAACTACCGCGACGGCACCTTGTACGCCGAGGATGTTCCGGTATCCCGCATCGCCGAGCAGTTCGGCACGCCGGCCTACGTGTATTCCCGGGCCACGCTGGAGCGCCACTTCCGCGCCTACGACGACGCCCTGGCGGGCCGGCCGCACCTGATCTGCTATGCGGTGAAGGCCAACAGCAACCTGGCGGTGCTCAACGTGCTGGCCCGTCTCGGCGCCGGTTTCGACATCGTGTCGGTCGGTGAGCTGGAGCGGGTGCTGCGCGCCGGCGGCGATCCCGGCAAGGTGGTGTTTTCCGGCGTCGGCAAACAGCCGGCTGAAATGCGCCGGGCGCTGGAAGTGGGCGTGCGCTGTTTCAACGTCGAGTCCGAGACCGAGCTGGACCGTCTGAACGCCGTTGCGGCGGAACTGGGCAAAGTCGCGCCGGTGTCCCTGCGCGTGAACCCGGACGTGGACGCGGGCACGCATCCGTACATTTCCACCGGCCTGAAAGAGAACAAGTTCGGCATCGACATCGCCGAGGCGCGCCGCATCTACGGTCAGGCGGCGGCCCTGTCCAACCTGGATGTGGTGGGCGTGGATTGCCACATCGGCTCCCAGTTGACCACGGTCGAGCCGTTCATGGACGCCCTGGACCGGGTGCTGGCGTTGATCGATCAGTTGGCGGAAGACGGCATCACCATCCGGCACCTGGACATGGGCGGCGGTCTGGGCGTGACCTACGAGGACGAGACTCCGCCGTCGCCGAGCGAGTATATGGAACACGTGCAGCAGCGCCTGGGCGATCGGACGCTGGAAATCGTGCTGGAACCGGGTCGTTCCATCGCCGCCAACGCCGGCATCCTGCTGACGCGGGTCGAGTTCCTCAAGTGCACCGATCATCGCAATTTCGCCATCATCGACGCCGCCATGAACGACCTGATCCGGCCGGC includes the following:
- a CDS encoding LytR/AlgR family response regulator transcription factor, whose amino-acid sequence is MTQHVLIADDEPLARERLQRLVKELPTYAVCGEASDGDEVLARIAECEPDILLLDIRMPGLDGLAVAEQVNALASPPAIIFCTAYDQYAINAFEVQAVAYLLKPVRRENLADALARAGRVNRVQLQALQATAEQHPGQLAVRTHRGTELIDIGGIRYCQADQKCVTLHHGRGETVTDYTLKELEQTYPDSLLRIHRNTLVGRRHIAAMKRTPDGQHLIQLNDSEQRLPVSRRHASSVREALLGK
- a CDS encoding sensor histidine kinase, coding for MLPARPRIEGNPTLPNADFFVPDLCRVRAVFLLLLTSELIVLLLSILHARSGLIDWHYFGLVSLFVQWTVLTSAALVCSLRGWLKRFSTAKVVIIITAVVMLDVLTFTLIADRILLVEAQALPAHLIARNLLAALIITLMVLRYFYLQHQWRQQKQAEMQSRMTALQARIHPHFLFNSMNTIASLIASRPTQAEDAVLDLSELFRASLRTQDRLITLGEELTLCQRYLAIEQLRLGERLSVDWDLDGDLASQAIPPLTLQPLVENAIYHGIQPRPEGGEIRIHTYRKRHFVYVEVHNPERPYNADQAGHRGNRVALANIRARLETVFDGEALLKHSVHAGRYTVTLRLPWRTIATDGDNSQ
- the argH gene encoding argininosuccinate lyase — protein: MTDQNTSSEKPWGGRFSEPTDAFVERFTASVAFDQRLYHHDITGSIAHATMLAKVGVLTDDERDQIIDGLKAVKAEIEAGEFQWSVSLEDVHMNVEKALTDRIGITGKKLHTGRSRNDQVATDIRLYLRDEIDVIHEELVRLRQGLLDLAEREADTIMPGFTHLQTAQPVTFGHHLLAWYEMLARDTERLLDCRKRVNIMPLGAAALAGTTYPIDRAYTAELLGFERPTENSLDSVSDRDFAIEFGSFAALLMTHLSRFSEELVLWTSAQFDFIDLPDRFCTGSSIMPQKKNPDVPELVRGKTGRVNGHLISLLTLMKGQPLAYNKDNQEDKEPLFDTVDTVKGCLKAYADMVPAIEAKADNMRVAAKRGFSTATDLADYLVKKGVAFRDAHEIVGKAVAFGIAEERDLSDMTLEELAQFSDVIGQDVFDVLTLEGSVQARDHLGGTAPKQVRAAVARARKAMGI
- a CDS encoding EAL domain-containing protein, with product MKDFLVSRLRRDGTACPTQQTRLQVNDDGLIVQADGQAEAVLGYSARQLRNTPLARLAASREDNPLAPAHRDRLRRAESTPVTLRHGDGYFFTARIALRPKGPVTPAVSSARVQPWGTAPLDPHLVQVTEETGQLGLWYLDAASDAVHWSDGLYRLLELRPGCDISIEHALFYCQQFQPRVQALFRRCLRHARPFSLELTLLTANQRLRPVRLSGRPILTGDRVTAVAGTLVDLSERLHQRAARTEVEQILHGMMDATDDLVLALGPTLNILACNRPWLDQFERTFGDRPQVGDSLCEVLAAHPNERRLNQRLWEKALQRKTFTVEMPLAQQERDLPVYEIRFRRLLDTRGQVLGAVQIARDISHRLRTRDHLNYLSQHDPMTGLLNRRELLRRLQRAIDQDGASGGHALFFLDLDHVTRFNDRAGAGACDRYLRELATMLGSRVRQRDALARVSADKFALLLDRCPEAEARRVANTLTGHIGAFVFDWEGERLQTTASGGLVPFGGGYGPDQAETLLALAADLCQTAKDAGRDRIHVYRDPGHALLESEAQARLEDLKRCVREDRIALMFQRMRPVSQVTWGDHVEILARLELGDEQGFWLPNDFLPVAERFDLVRDIDRRVIHKTLDWLRRHPLLEPRLKLCSFNLSLASLLDEEFATFLEDELSRLNLPPGRFCFEIREGDATQYPDEAAVFCDTLHKLGCQVALDGAGASVESFSLAARLPVDLIKLDHGLMRELAADPVQQVMVEALHRIAETAGKKTVAPFIEDDDTLRQVRRLGIHFGQGFRLSGPQPLAELAPVPVELSTGTIGAN
- a CDS encoding class I adenylate cyclase, with the protein product MSLANAIQLDFDDGIDRKTLKRLCERFLRINAARRLRAREALASRQQVVLDLLPLIFHLNHPSLPGYLDQHCPFGLAHYAPGDDELAAAQRLARTFRMRSAGRRRPDIQALFVMGSPGTLGHSVASDLDVWLCHRPDLDAAGIRSLEQKAEAVSRWADSLGLELHVFVFAAEDFRQGRQRVEVNGENCGSAQHYLLLDEFYRTGIHLGGCYPLWWLIPAEREADYDRLADQLRDFRFIRADQYIDFGAVPEVPEAEFLGAGVWQLYKGIDSPWKSLLKLLLIECYARDRDGGLLSLAFKAQVYAGTTDPDALDPYLMLYQRLDRWLIGLEAPERLRLVRQSLYLKTGVPLSRLEQRSATWQSALLQTLVEQWGWDRKQVRNLDDRQLWRAGDVQVLRRQIVSELTHSYRFLSRLARTHAVKAAIRPQDMGLLGRKLYAAFQRKAGKVELINPNLAPSLAEENLSFHHQSTQVEGRAPGQGWLLYRDLENPLDAVWQPVIRRASSLVELLVWSHCNGLLTRATRLNLRAGDSALDLGGLRGMIEDLQANLPVPDAPATREALLQDSRPLSILLFVNVAVDPQAPLTERGLHKLSGRHDSLGFSGGRENLVLTLDQVMLNSWHEVSVHRYEVGDTLIQCLKNILAARVAAPGQPPQLTVCCHDAGHGPSIQRRLQTLFEDVQQTFFAGRRGPHPLRYVIEIERRYFVLQFHNGEPGFVALASRAELLSHLQRPQSAYLPILVDRHALEDDPALALVCRASQPDNIQVFFQVGEERAWVWVVDEHGSLSHWQQPFTSRRHLLAPVMRFLSNVSERRQLRRALADAAGDLEVTCSEVLQRAGQWVLERRFGATDELPLDGFELHAVGVQEGDQPVRFDIFCEEQEFSVLEYGDQLIPAVAHYVRSRRRDGSDYPIYLTDLNLPHDLDPQMYQHDLQTSQYLEYRMALERDLNRALGQGMRRALISR
- the lysA gene encoding diaminopimelate decarboxylase; the encoded protein is MDYFNYRDGTLYAEDVPVSRIAEQFGTPAYVYSRATLERHFRAYDDALAGRPHLICYAVKANSNLAVLNVLARLGAGFDIVSVGELERVLRAGGDPGKVVFSGVGKQPAEMRRALEVGVRCFNVESETELDRLNAVAAELGKVAPVSLRVNPDVDAGTHPYISTGLKENKFGIDIAEARRIYGQAAALSNLDVVGVDCHIGSQLTTVEPFMDALDRVLALIDQLAEDGITIRHLDMGGGLGVTYEDETPPSPSEYMEHVQQRLGDRTLEIVLEPGRSIAANAGILLTRVEFLKCTDHRNFAIIDAAMNDLIRPALYSAWQAIIPVTPREDVAEQAWDLVGPVCETGDFLGKERSLALTAGDLLAVRSAGAYGFVMSSNYNSRNRPPELMVDGDQVHVIRQRETLEDQMRLESCLPEPT